The Chryseobacterium indicum genome includes a window with the following:
- a CDS encoding PKD domain-containing protein yields the protein MLVLFIVQKGWSQEPSMPSVVKPSPNAAALGKYGEYPVSNYTGTPGISIPIYTVRSGEIELPISLSYHASGIKVNEESSWVGLGWSLNTGGVISRQVMKIDDFKENTGYVMGGYSYPQIGGDNTAYGNYYPSAASAVGFPAPYTYPETEFMYGGTSGKDTEPDIYSYNFFGYSGKLIIKVIENGIIRAVPTDQNNLNFIYHQDIKQWEVIDVKGWKYFFGTTELSKTSTISVNSYDTEAVETAWYIDKVITPKGDKIDFLYFKNNGYVNNFGGISEDKSFETPCGMYPLVYNANISSNTNNLLTKSYGKTKEVYPYKIIFNDGSLTFNRNGEERLDRTYELQASPPQALNNIIIEDSNNHKIEDIFFKTSYFNSQQSSLSDKEMYLRLKLNEVVFYPLSNNPQSYKFQYNSVSLPKKDSYSIDQWGYYNGANNTSLQPYENVVAGMDLYGPVNESNTGLFSTMVPFYYNNANGFLVIGADRETNKDFIQAGLLNSISFPTGGKTKFEYEPNEFRTKTGYYAVAPEIVSTTSAGTIESSFTLTRKTFVLLNYSYDNAATYESDPFIYNKVLNTNVVLEKQDGTKILKFFPSKKNNSAYFNNTTKKYASILLEPGVYKIKSDNGGFTYFNIQLTAKILKDGIGQTTKIGGGVRIKSIQNYDGSGNLYKKSFTYLNDDGTTSGKMMADIFNFYNETQLIKYFGKTYTPNYIWDAEETLLNSISNLNQTSCWPDIDGGAGRWRNIKAFSSSVIPEGSSAGGRAIGYSQVTVAETNPIPFSQVPNLGKSVYQYKNQPDTQLGWFLPNLKEYEHDDNGQLISEKYYDGGNNILKEKTTEYTPGATYSQKGFRVISGNFAKYCSYAVQGACNPSTDIPFNRFYKKDVTWWYTSKIIEKDYTSVGGAPIITTKNFFYDNSSHKQLTKEETVFPQSTTQKTYRYADEEVNQLMKSKNMIGIPLVSSTQKTIDGTTKTLQKVETYFPKTLAETSATNGLLLPLSTKTYALDNLASPNNFVTYDKYDSNGNILQYSEKGINPVSFIWGYNKTLPIAKIEGVSYDALMGISGISSLVDDLVSKSNQDTDINSENLLIQKLDAFRSNPNLSNYQISTYTYNPLIGLTSVTPPNGIREMYVYDDNNRLKQVVDLNGNILKENKYNYTNSVLNDTFIAGITGSENISLSVNNTSIQSIYTFTMPNMPNDLHYYWSINPTTGASYPVSNDSPSINITFTNPGVYTLNLYAVRSSTGESVSFSKTINVASYSPSYNGSNFEAIAPTVFQTSGLYLNGNNVSGYFVFRPGIFTGTKDIALIPSDKIPLTDRTVSYSEINSAAGINRQWTFTFKNTGVLSASYNGTPLTSTTDVTINSFQYQK from the coding sequence ATGCTTGTTTTATTTATTGTACAAAAAGGATGGTCACAGGAACCCTCGATGCCTTCTGTGGTAAAACCCTCTCCAAATGCTGCAGCGTTAGGCAAATACGGAGAATATCCTGTCAGCAACTATACAGGTACTCCTGGCATTAGTATTCCTATTTATACCGTAAGATCTGGTGAAATAGAATTACCGATTTCTTTATCTTATCATGCTTCTGGTATAAAAGTTAATGAAGAATCTAGCTGGGTGGGATTAGGATGGTCTCTTAACACAGGAGGCGTTATCTCAAGACAAGTGATGAAAATCGATGATTTTAAAGAAAATACAGGATATGTTATGGGTGGATATTCCTATCCTCAAATTGGAGGAGATAATACGGCATATGGCAATTACTACCCAAGTGCAGCATCCGCTGTTGGCTTTCCTGCACCATATACTTATCCTGAGACTGAATTTATGTATGGCGGAACTTCAGGAAAAGATACAGAACCTGACATTTATTCATACAACTTTTTTGGTTACTCCGGTAAATTAATAATCAAGGTGATAGAAAATGGGATAATACGAGCTGTACCCACTGATCAGAATAATTTGAATTTTATCTACCACCAAGATATTAAACAATGGGAAGTAATTGATGTAAAAGGATGGAAATATTTTTTTGGCACCACGGAACTCTCTAAAACATCTACAATTTCTGTAAATTCATATGATACAGAAGCTGTAGAAACCGCATGGTATATAGATAAGGTGATTACTCCCAAAGGTGATAAAATAGATTTTTTGTATTTTAAGAATAATGGATATGTAAATAATTTTGGAGGGATTAGTGAAGATAAAAGTTTTGAGACCCCATGTGGAATGTATCCGTTGGTTTATAATGCAAATATATCCAGTAACACTAATAACCTACTAACTAAAAGTTATGGAAAAACAAAGGAGGTATATCCGTATAAAATAATATTCAATGATGGATCATTGACATTCAATAGGAATGGAGAAGAACGTTTAGACAGAACCTATGAGCTGCAGGCTAGCCCTCCGCAAGCATTGAACAACATAATAATAGAAGATTCAAATAATCATAAAATAGAAGACATTTTTTTTAAAACAAGTTATTTTAATTCCCAACAAAGCTCACTTTCGGATAAGGAAATGTATTTACGTCTGAAATTAAATGAAGTAGTTTTTTATCCACTTTCAAATAATCCTCAATCTTATAAATTCCAATACAATTCTGTTTCCTTACCTAAAAAGGATTCATATTCTATAGACCAATGGGGATATTATAATGGAGCCAACAATACCAGTTTACAGCCTTATGAAAATGTAGTTGCCGGTATGGACTTATATGGTCCTGTCAATGAATCTAACACAGGGCTATTTTCTACTATGGTTCCGTTTTACTATAATAATGCAAATGGATTCTTGGTCATTGGAGCAGACCGAGAAACCAACAAAGATTTCATTCAGGCAGGATTGCTGAACTCAATATCATTCCCTACAGGCGGAAAAACTAAATTTGAATACGAACCTAATGAATTTCGAACAAAAACAGGTTATTATGCGGTTGCCCCGGAAATCGTATCAACAACTTCAGCAGGTACCATTGAAAGCTCTTTTACATTAACCAGAAAGACGTTTGTATTACTGAACTATTCTTATGATAATGCTGCAACATATGAAAGCGATCCTTTCATATACAACAAAGTCTTGAACACAAATGTGGTTCTCGAAAAGCAAGATGGAACTAAAATATTAAAATTTTTCCCTTCAAAAAAGAATAATTCAGCTTACTTCAATAATACAACCAAAAAATATGCATCAATTCTTTTGGAGCCGGGAGTATATAAAATCAAGTCAGATAATGGAGGCTTTACTTATTTTAATATACAGCTTACCGCGAAAATTTTAAAGGATGGTATAGGTCAAACTACTAAAATAGGAGGAGGAGTACGCATAAAATCTATACAGAATTATGATGGATCAGGAAATCTTTATAAAAAGAGTTTTACATATCTAAATGATGATGGAACCACATCAGGAAAAATGATGGCGGATATTTTTAATTTTTATAATGAAACTCAATTGATTAAATATTTTGGAAAAACCTACACTCCGAATTATATATGGGACGCAGAAGAGACTTTATTAAATTCGATCTCTAATTTGAACCAAACCTCATGCTGGCCTGATATTGATGGGGGTGCAGGGCGCTGGCGAAATATTAAAGCTTTCAGCAGTAGTGTTATTCCAGAAGGGTCTTCCGCTGGCGGTCGTGCTATAGGTTATTCTCAGGTAACTGTTGCAGAGACAAATCCTATTCCATTTTCTCAAGTTCCTAATCTTGGAAAGTCAGTCTATCAGTATAAAAATCAGCCAGATACTCAGTTAGGGTGGTTTTTACCTAATCTCAAGGAATATGAACATGATGATAACGGGCAGTTAATTTCCGAGAAATATTACGACGGAGGAAATAATATTCTGAAAGAAAAAACTACAGAATACACTCCTGGTGCAACATATAGCCAAAAAGGATTTAGGGTTATCAGCGGAAATTTTGCTAAATATTGTAGTTATGCTGTTCAGGGAGCCTGTAATCCCAGCACTGATATTCCATTCAACCGTTTCTATAAGAAAGATGTAACCTGGTGGTATACCAGTAAAATAATTGAAAAAGATTATACATCTGTGGGAGGCGCACCTATTATCACTACAAAAAACTTTTTTTATGATAATTCCAGCCATAAACAACTAACGAAGGAAGAAACTGTTTTTCCACAATCAACTACACAAAAGACATACAGGTATGCAGACGAAGAAGTAAATCAGCTAATGAAATCAAAAAACATGATTGGTATTCCATTGGTCAGTTCAACCCAAAAAACCATTGACGGAACAACAAAGACTTTGCAAAAAGTAGAAACCTATTTCCCCAAAACTTTGGCAGAGACTTCTGCTACCAATGGGCTTTTATTGCCATTATCTACAAAAACATATGCATTAGACAACCTTGCTTCTCCTAATAATTTTGTAACATATGATAAATATGATTCTAACGGAAATATCCTTCAATATTCAGAAAAAGGCATTAATCCCGTCTCGTTTATCTGGGGGTACAATAAAACTCTTCCTATCGCAAAGATTGAAGGGGTCAGCTATGATGCTTTAATGGGGATTTCCGGGATCAGCAGCTTAGTAGATGATTTGGTTTCCAAATCAAATCAAGATACTGATATAAACTCTGAAAATCTTCTAATCCAGAAGCTAGATGCTTTCCGAAGCAATCCGAATCTTTCCAATTATCAAATCAGTACCTATACTTATAATCCTTTAATTGGTCTTACAAGTGTAACACCACCAAACGGGATTCGCGAAATGTATGTATATGATGATAATAACCGTTTGAAGCAGGTAGTTGATTTAAATGGGAATATTTTGAAAGAAAATAAATATAATTATACTAACAGTGTTTTGAACGATACCTTTATTGCAGGAATTACAGGATCTGAAAACATATCATTATCTGTTAATAATACAAGCATACAGTCCATATATACATTTACAATGCCTAATATGCCTAATGATCTTCATTATTATTGGTCAATTAACCCAACTACAGGTGCCAGTTATCCCGTTTCGAATGATAGTCCTTCAATAAATATCACTTTTACAAATCCTGGAGTTTATACTCTTAATCTATATGCTGTCAGATCTTCAACCGGAGAATCGGTAAGCTTCTCAAAGACGATAAATGTGGCTTCTTATTCTCCATCCTACAATGGTTCTAACTTTGAAGCAATAGCTCCTACCGTATTTCAAACGAGTGGTCTATATCTTAATGGAAACAATGTATCTGGATATTTTGTATTCAGACCCGGGATTTTTACGGGAACAAAAGATATCGCTCTTATTCCTTCAGATAAAATTCCTTTAACAGACAGAACAGTAAGTTATTCTGAAATAAACTCAGCTGCGGGGATTAACAGACAGTGGACGTTCACATTTAAAAACACAGGAGTTTTGAGTGCATCTTACAATGGTACACCACTTACCAGTACCACAGATGTAACAATTAACTCTTTCCAATATCAAAAATAA
- a CDS encoding DUF6443 domain-containing protein produces MKKILIPIGTLFLSGLAYSQNQASSAENYVYSKTYLEAVTTSSATAKQTETVQYFDGLGRPKQVVNVKASPGGKDVVTYIEYDGFGRQVKDYLPIPQQGTQNGAIYTSPLSNATQPALYGAEKIYSEKILENSPLDRILQQKQVGNAWDGKPVNFGYDANTTADAVKKYTTVTTWVNGATNSVVSQSVNYGAAQLYKNTVTDEDGNITIEFKNGEGQVVLVRKMNGAQSVDTYYVYNEYNQLAYVIPPLASVSGAVDDITLNNLCYQYKYDGRNRLIEKKLPGKGWEYMLFDKQDRQVGYQDAGLRGQNKWLCTKYDQYGRVVYTCILTYGESRAFFQNILDTEVNNPSNNEQRSATGFNKSGIQIYYTTAAFPGLGANDPILTVNYYDTYPTGTPAIPTQILGQDVLSQDAQNSSVSTKSLPVASYVKNIEDDNWTKNYTWYDKKGRAIGTHSINHLGGYTKTESLLDFAGTVQKNNIYHLRKQGETGVFVTERFVYDGQNRLLQHYHQVDNKPEVLLAENTYNELSQLSNKKVGNNLQSIDYTYNIRGWMTDINKDQMAVPNLDGKLFAYKIRYNERLGIINPDPSLFSGKDVEAKYNGNIAEVDWRTVENIGNNPSTTPKRYSYAYDKLNRLTAGYYQNPQNPGSKENTESIDYDLNGNITNLYRTSVIESGNTPTVIDKLVYTYENSNKSNRLAKIIDDAQNTTGYEGGGQTIGYDANGNMTSIPDKATNIQYNYLNLPSTVNMLMGFPFDMEYLYRADGVKLKKKTINIVTGYYTTTTTINNSDYLDGFQYNNKTSTTQGGGGPVDPPMEAMMMMAPQSRAMEMQAFSPDEVINFGPVGTLDILKTPDLEFFPTAEGFYDYKKDQYIYQYKDHLGNTRVSFGRNSAGALEIIDVNDYYPFGMNHLKSGNSFFGASSYKNYKYNGKELQESGMYDYGARMYMADIGRWGVVDPLAEKYRRHSVYNYAVNNPIRFIDPDGRDIRFGDNVYSYQKDRDYSKIENDFDRNTYQALDKLYSSGALNVTIGEGKEARTVNMLDVLINDSKNTVTINEQTESGKSNEFNANDNSINFNPSEGISFRKDATKSTLEEGNKGYNSPTSRLGHELIHGYNKFNDKQYATRKKDESTKGDKSMITPDGRDLSFKNKEEVYTIGIANQMNDKLGEDKRTNYGVIPYTVENVTSTKKKTP; encoded by the coding sequence ATGAAAAAAATATTAATCCCCATAGGAACACTCTTTTTATCAGGACTGGCTTACAGCCAGAATCAGGCAAGTTCCGCAGAAAACTATGTCTACAGCAAGACCTACCTGGAAGCTGTTACCACAAGCAGTGCTACAGCGAAACAGACTGAAACCGTCCAGTATTTTGACGGTCTGGGAAGACCAAAGCAGGTGGTGAATGTAAAAGCCTCTCCGGGCGGAAAAGATGTCGTGACCTATATCGAATATGACGGTTTCGGAAGACAGGTGAAAGATTACCTTCCCATTCCCCAGCAGGGAACCCAGAACGGAGCGATCTATACTTCTCCCTTGAGCAACGCTACCCAGCCTGCCCTATATGGTGCTGAGAAAATCTATTCTGAAAAGATATTGGAAAACTCTCCTTTAGACCGTATTTTACAACAAAAGCAGGTAGGTAATGCATGGGATGGCAAACCTGTAAATTTCGGGTATGATGCCAATACCACTGCCGATGCCGTTAAAAAATATACTACGGTAACAACATGGGTAAACGGAGCCACAAATTCCGTCGTAAGCCAGTCGGTTAACTATGGAGCAGCACAGCTGTATAAAAATACGGTAACGGATGAAGACGGGAATATCACTATAGAGTTTAAAAACGGAGAAGGACAGGTTGTGCTGGTTAGAAAAATGAACGGGGCACAAAGCGTAGATACGTACTATGTGTACAATGAATACAACCAGCTTGCGTATGTGATTCCGCCGCTGGCTTCCGTTTCAGGGGCTGTGGATGATATTACCCTGAATAACCTCTGCTACCAGTATAAATATGACGGCAGAAACCGTTTGATTGAAAAAAAGCTTCCCGGCAAAGGATGGGAGTATATGCTCTTTGATAAGCAGGACAGGCAGGTAGGTTATCAGGATGCAGGTTTAAGGGGGCAGAATAAATGGCTTTGTACAAAATATGACCAATATGGAAGAGTGGTTTATACCTGTATACTGACTTATGGTGAAAGCCGTGCTTTCTTCCAGAATATTCTGGATACCGAGGTCAACAATCCGTCCAATAATGAACAGAGAAGCGCAACGGGATTTAACAAATCAGGGATCCAGATTTATTATACCACCGCAGCTTTTCCGGGATTGGGAGCCAATGACCCGATTCTTACAGTAAACTATTACGATACCTATCCTACAGGCACGCCTGCTATTCCTACCCAGATTTTGGGACAGGATGTTTTGTCTCAGGATGCTCAAAATTCATCTGTAAGCACAAAAAGTCTTCCTGTTGCTTCTTATGTGAAAAATATTGAGGATGATAACTGGACAAAAAACTATACCTGGTATGATAAAAAAGGAAGGGCGATTGGAACCCACTCCATCAATCATTTGGGAGGATATACCAAAACGGAATCTTTACTCGATTTTGCAGGGACTGTACAGAAAAACAACATTTATCATCTCAGAAAGCAGGGAGAAACCGGGGTGTTTGTAACGGAAAGGTTTGTCTATGACGGACAAAACAGGCTGCTGCAGCATTATCACCAGGTAGATAACAAGCCCGAGGTTCTTTTGGCGGAAAACACGTACAATGAACTTTCCCAGCTTAGTAATAAAAAAGTAGGAAATAATCTGCAAAGCATAGATTACACCTACAATATCCGCGGGTGGATGACAGATATCAATAAAGACCAGATGGCGGTTCCTAATCTTGACGGAAAGCTGTTTGCCTATAAAATAAGATATAACGAAAGACTGGGGATCATAAATCCTGATCCTTCACTGTTTTCGGGAAAAGATGTAGAGGCAAAATATAATGGCAATATTGCAGAAGTGGACTGGAGAACTGTAGAAAACATTGGAAATAATCCATCTACAACTCCCAAAAGATACAGTTATGCCTACGATAAGCTCAACAGACTGACCGCAGGATATTACCAGAATCCGCAAAACCCGGGAAGTAAAGAAAATACAGAATCCATAGATTATGACCTGAACGGGAATATTACCAATCTTTACAGGACATCTGTAATAGAGTCTGGAAACACTCCTACCGTAATCGATAAGCTTGTATACACGTATGAAAATTCAAACAAAAGCAACAGGCTGGCAAAAATTATTGATGATGCGCAAAATACAACAGGCTATGAAGGCGGAGGACAAACCATCGGTTATGATGCAAACGGAAATATGACATCCATTCCCGACAAAGCCACGAACATACAGTATAATTACCTGAACCTGCCTTCTACGGTGAATATGCTGATGGGTTTCCCGTTTGACATGGAATACCTGTATAGAGCTGACGGAGTAAAGCTAAAGAAAAAAACCATCAATATAGTTACAGGATATTATACAACCACTACTACAATAAACAATTCTGATTATCTGGATGGGTTTCAGTATAACAACAAAACCTCTACAACTCAGGGTGGCGGCGGTCCCGTAGATCCTCCGATGGAAGCCATGATGATGATGGCTCCCCAAAGCAGGGCTATGGAGATGCAGGCATTTAGTCCTGATGAAGTCATAAATTTTGGACCTGTTGGTACACTTGACATCTTGAAAACTCCTGACCTAGAGTTTTTCCCAACCGCAGAAGGATTTTATGATTACAAAAAAGATCAGTATATTTACCAGTACAAAGATCATTTGGGAAATACGAGGGTAAGTTTCGGAAGAAACAGCGCAGGCGCTCTTGAAATTATAGATGTAAATGATTATTACCCTTTTGGAATGAATCATTTGAAGAGTGGAAATTCTTTCTTTGGGGCGAGTTCGTATAAAAATTATAAATACAACGGAAAGGAACTGCAGGAATCTGGCATGTATGATTACGGAGCAAGGATGTATATGGCAGATATCGGACGCTGGGGCGTCGTAGATCCGCTCGCGGAGAAGTACAGAAGGCATTCTGTTTATAATTACGCTGTAAACAATCCTATTCGATTTATTGATCCGGATGGAAGAGATATTAGATTTGGTGATAATGTTTATTCATATCAAAAAGATCGGGATTATAGTAAAATTGAAAATGACTTTGATAGAAATACTTATCAAGCATTGGACAAGTTATATTCTTCAGGTGCACTAAATGTTACTATTGGAGAGGGTAAAGAAGCTAGAACAGTTAATATGCTGGATGTATTGATTAATGATTCTAAAAATACAGTTACTATAAATGAACAAACTGAAAGTGGAAAATCTAACGAATTCAATGCAAATGATAATTCAATTAATTTTAACCCATCGGAAGGAATATCATTTAGAAAAGATGCAACTAAATCTACATTAGAAGAGGGTAATAAAGGATATAATAGTCCAACATCTAGATTAGGACATGAGCTAATTCATGGCTATAATAAATTTAATGATAAGCAATATGCAACTCGAAAGAAGGATGAATCAACAAAAGGAGACAAATCAATGATCACACCAGATGGTAGAGATTTATCATTTAAAAATAAAGAAGAAGTTTATACAATTGGTATTGCAAATCAAATGAATGACAAATTAGGTGAAGATAAAAGAACAAACTATGGAGTTATTCCTTATACTGTAGAAAATGTTACATCAACAAAGAAAAAGACACCATGA
- a CDS encoding RHS repeat domain-containing protein, with amino-acid sequence MGDTRVSFGRNSAGALEIIDVNDYYPFGMNHLKSGNSFFEAGSYKNYKYNGKELQESGMYDYGARFYMPDIGRWGVVDPLAETSRRWSPYNYAYNNPAFFIDPDGMLSVGSIQEMWDNTSSSSTWTNNGDGTFDGGEDDPKKKNPRKAGSKPANMSEEESLKEIVTINGKKYHKNTTDNISVGLNWLNSLVGGDDDYFVEHKDYDSALDNQLHTGAEVGSYFIGGIGGKAGVRIFTEKMFVNNLKKIGFKELQTVVKSYSAEMNAFFKSGGKEIVSKKALQAYKELATRIVNGTGGAPAEKATETAVKVQVQRLEMINKALK; translated from the coding sequence TTGGGAGATACGAGGGTAAGTTTCGGAAGAAACAGCGCAGGCGCTCTTGAAATTATAGATGTAAATGATTATTACCCTTTTGGAATGAATCATTTGAAGAGTGGGAATTCTTTCTTCGAAGCGGGTTCGTATAAAAATTACAAGTACAACGGGAAGGAACTTCAGGAATCCGGCATGTATGATTATGGCGCGAGATTTTATATGCCTGACATCGGACGTTGGGGTGTCGTTGATCCGCTCGCGGAAACTTCACGTCGTTGGTCTCCATATAATTATGCTTATAATAATCCTGCTTTTTTTATTGATCCTGACGGAATGTTGTCCGTAGGTTCTATCCAAGAAATGTGGGATAATACTTCTAGTTCTAGTACATGGACTAATAACGGAGATGGTACCTTTGATGGTGGTGAAGATGATCCTAAAAAGAAAAATCCTAGAAAAGCAGGTTCTAAACCAGCTAATATGTCGGAAGAAGAGTCACTTAAAGAAATTGTGACAATCAATGGGAAAAAATATCATAAAAATACTACCGATAATATAAGTGTTGGTTTAAATTGGCTAAATAGTTTAGTCGGAGGTGATGATGATTATTTTGTAGAGCACAAAGATTATGATTCTGCATTAGATAATCAACTTCATACGGGAGCAGAAGTTGGCTCTTATTTTATAGGAGGTATAGGAGGTAAGGCTGGAGTAAGAATTTTTACGGAAAAAATGTTCGTAAATAATTTGAAAAAAATAGGATTTAAAGAATTACAAACCGTAGTTAAAAGCTATTCTGCAGAAATGAATGCTTTTTTTAAATCTGGAGGAAAAGAAATTGTTAGTAAAAAAGCTCTACAAGCATATAAAGAATTAGCAACTAGAATAGTGAATGGAACAGGTGGTGCTCCCGCCGAAAAAGCTACTGAAACAGCAGTTAAAGTACAAGTTCAAAGACTCGAAATGATTAACAAAGCTTTAAAATAG
- a CDS encoding SMI1/KNR4 family protein produces the protein MDSNEQISLLKKHFINEGIYEFTPVNELKIIEFENNNDVLIPSDLKQYFTLINGSGDVPLDNLYEFYNIKRFNKIFDEFKDWEGIPDYSQLDYKKFDNVFVFGNYEFNFYSFGIELFKSHKFTNRVFIFCGGEYRIIADSFYSFIDVYLNHPDEIFI, from the coding sequence ATGGATAGTAATGAACAGATAAGTTTGCTTAAGAAGCATTTCATAAATGAAGGGATATATGAGTTTACACCAGTTAATGAATTGAAAATAATTGAATTTGAAAATAATAATGATGTACTAATTCCTTCTGATCTAAAACAATATTTTACACTAATAAATGGAAGTGGCGATGTTCCATTAGATAATTTGTATGAGTTTTATAATATTAAAAGATTCAATAAAATATTTGATGAATTTAAAGATTGGGAGGGAATACCAGACTATAGTCAATTGGATTATAAAAAATTCGATAATGTTTTTGTCTTTGGTAATTACGAATTTAATTTTTATTCTTTTGGAATAGAATTATTTAAATCACATAAATTTACAAACAGGGTTTTTATTTTTTGTGGAGGAGAGTATAGAATCATTGCCGATAGTTTTTACTCTTTTATAGATGTTTATTTAAATCACCCCGATGAAATATTTATTTAA
- a CDS encoding IS3 family transposase: MVKPATKREVVNYLVSEYSINIRQACKSLNLERSSYYYQPQRKEDTELIGCLNELSEKHPSYGFKKIFHSLRNQGFSCNHKKVYRIYKKLGLNLLRKRKRRLASRERKNLEVPRNYNEVWSIDFMSDALFNSRRFRTLNIIDDYNRESIWIEIGLSIGAIHMTDLLEWIVKERGKPKAIRTDNGPEFTSSVFTNWCHRHRIEIRYIQPGKPTQNAFIERFNRSYRTEVLDARIFNNLVEVREITTEWVEHYNNKRPHESLQNLSPMQYLLKKENSSKQNSISEFSPFQQNHSTPTSPQ, translated from the coding sequence GTGGTAAAGCCTGCTACGAAACGAGAAGTTGTGAATTACCTTGTGTCAGAATATTCGATAAACATCCGGCAGGCGTGTAAATCTCTTAATTTGGAAAGGAGCAGTTATTATTATCAGCCCCAAAGAAAGGAAGACACAGAACTCATTGGTTGCCTGAATGAACTTTCAGAGAAACATCCTAGCTATGGATTCAAGAAAATATTTCATAGTCTGAGGAATCAAGGTTTTTCTTGTAATCACAAGAAAGTGTATCGTATTTACAAAAAATTAGGATTGAATCTTTTAAGGAAACGCAAGAGAAGATTGGCTTCGAGAGAACGAAAAAATCTGGAAGTTCCAAGAAACTACAATGAAGTTTGGAGTATCGATTTTATGAGTGATGCGCTTTTCAATTCGAGAAGATTTAGAACATTGAATATCATTGATGATTACAACCGCGAATCAATTTGGATTGAGATTGGGCTTTCCATCGGAGCGATTCATATGACGGATTTGTTGGAATGGATTGTGAAAGAAAGAGGAAAACCCAAAGCAATTCGAACTGATAATGGTCCAGAGTTTACGAGTAGTGTTTTCACAAATTGGTGCCACAGGCATAGGATTGAAATCCGATATATTCAACCTGGAAAACCTACACAGAATGCTTTTATTGAGAGATTCAATCGTAGCTACCGCACCGAAGTTTTGGATGCCAGAATTTTCAACAATTTAGTAGAAGTACGAGAAATTACCACGGAATGGGTGGAACATTATAATAACAAAAGACCACACGAAAGTTTACAGAATCTTTCTCCAATGCAATATTTGTTGAAAAAGGAAAACTCGTCTAAACAGAATTCCATCTCCGAGTTTTCTCCTTTCCAACAAAATCATTCAACACCAACATCACCGCAATGA
- a CDS encoding transposase: MRTSKFTDSQILAILKEYESGQTARELSRKYGFHYQTLHDWKKKFGGITSTKELQKIKELESENNRLKKMFANLSLEHEALKDVLSKKW; encoded by the coding sequence ATGAGAACGAGCAAATTTACAGACAGCCAAATTTTGGCAATTTTGAAAGAGTATGAATCAGGGCAGACCGCAAGAGAATTGTCTCGAAAATACGGTTTCCACTACCAAACCTTACACGATTGGAAAAAGAAATTTGGTGGGATAACTTCTACCAAAGAACTACAGAAAATCAAGGAACTGGAATCTGAGAACAATCGTTTGAAGAAGATGTTTGCCAATTTGAGCTTGGAACATGAAGCATTGAAGGACGTTTTGTCAAAAAAGTGGTAA